The proteins below come from a single Pirellulales bacterium genomic window:
- a CDS encoding response regulator, translating into MSTHLLPEASLRRRAVSEPFTILIVDDDDDQTYVLCQRLEQQGYRTVSASTGRLGQTIAQTQRPHLVLLDLRLPDIDGFDVCQQLSDTPETCHIPVIILSGMERPDIIRRSRAAGCQYFIRKPYDPNALLILVQQAIDEARHWNAI; encoded by the coding sequence ATGTCCACGCATCTGCTGCCCGAGGCGTCGCTCCGTCGACGTGCCGTGTCCGAACCGTTCACGATCCTGATCGTCGACGACGATGACGATCAGACCTACGTGCTTTGTCAGCGGCTCGAACAACAGGGCTACCGCACCGTGTCGGCGAGCACGGGCCGGCTCGGGCAGACCATCGCCCAGACGCAGCGCCCGCACCTGGTGCTGCTCGACCTGCGACTGCCCGACATCGATGGCTTCGACGTGTGCCAGCAACTGTCGGACACGCCTGAGACGTGCCACATCCCGGTGATTATCTTGAGCGGGATGGAACGGCCCGACATCATTCGCCGCAGCCGAGCGGCGGGATGCCAGTACTTCATTCGCAAGCCGTACGATCCCAATGCCCTGCTGATTCTCGTGCAGCAGGCGATCGACGAAGCGCGCCACTGGAACGCGATCTGA
- a CDS encoding DUF1559 domain-containing protein encodes MVELLVVIAIIGVLMALVLPAVQAAREASRRGSCANNLKQLGLALQSFHDAKQQFPPGRGGPTPLVFSPQAHLLPFVEQNGLYHQLDLTASPTKLVIAGITYSGAANAAAANEAVGLLQCPSDPGAGRIPGTVFGGTNYVANAGSGAVDHGSLVRADGVFFLTSAVRFRDLLDGSSHTAAFSERTLGNGMPLAESRPYDDLYILELGRNVDVSVSNCATQGTGSWYSQRSGKWILGNYGNTLYNHFYTPNSATWDCMNQAQQKGFLAARSHHPGGVQVLLCDGSVRLIADRVEASLWLGIATRAGREIVSLEP; translated from the coding sequence TTGGTCGAGCTGCTGGTCGTCATCGCGATCATCGGCGTGTTGATGGCGCTGGTGCTGCCGGCCGTGCAAGCGGCGCGCGAGGCGAGTCGTCGCGGCTCTTGTGCGAATAATCTCAAGCAGCTCGGGCTGGCCTTGCAGTCGTTTCACGACGCGAAGCAGCAATTTCCGCCGGGCCGCGGAGGACCGACGCCGCTGGTCTTTTCACCGCAGGCACACCTGCTGCCCTTCGTCGAGCAGAATGGCCTTTATCATCAGCTCGATCTGACTGCTTCTCCCACGAAGCTCGTGATCGCGGGTATCACGTACAGTGGCGCCGCGAACGCAGCGGCGGCGAACGAGGCGGTGGGACTGTTGCAATGTCCGAGTGATCCCGGCGCGGGGCGCATCCCCGGCACGGTCTTCGGCGGCACGAACTACGTGGCCAACGCGGGGAGCGGCGCCGTCGACCATGGCTCGCTGGTGCGCGCGGACGGCGTGTTCTTTCTGACCTCGGCCGTGCGCTTTCGCGATCTGTTGGATGGCTCGTCCCACACGGCGGCCTTCAGCGAACGCACACTGGGAAACGGCATGCCTCTGGCCGAATCGAGACCCTACGACGACCTGTACATTCTCGAGCTGGGCAGAAACGTCGACGTTTCGGTCTCGAATTGCGCCACGCAGGGGACTGGCTCGTGGTACTCGCAACGCAGCGGCAAGTGGATTCTGGGGAACTACGGCAACACGCTTTACAACCACTTCTACACGCCCAACTCGGCCACCTGGGACTGCATGAATCAGGCCCAACAGAAGGGCTTCCTGGCCGCTCGCAGTCATCATCCAGGGGGCGTGCAAGTGCTGCTCTGCGACGGCAGCGTGCGGCTGATCGCCGACCGCGTCGAAGCCTCGCTCTGGCTGGGAATCGCCACGCGCGCGGGTCGAGAAATCGTCTCGCTTGAGCCATAA
- a CDS encoding helix-turn-helix domain-containing protein: MASYLTFEERQVLYRWNKTKTPKSEIARWLGRDR; encoded by the coding sequence ATGGCAAGTTATCTTACGTTCGAGGAACGACAAGTCCTCTACCGGTGGAACAAAACGAAGACTCCGAAGTCGGAGATTGCACGCTGGTTGGGGCGTGATCGATGA
- a CDS encoding cache domain-containing protein → MRRQISLVVLFALAGALGTSLTLQAADRADSAAPQGALMESPAVRDVVELVRKAAELVRAEGEDAFGQFQVQGGPWYHGTTYIFVNDLEGDVLVDPNRPELQGTNQIGLEDQEGRPIVQMMLEEVAGPEKEGWVHYLWPKFALSEPYWKSSFVIGVTAPSGKQYVVGSGLYDAGPQGVFVIDTVNEAVTLLEKEGRAAFNTFREPNGPFRYYNTFVYVFDDKGVELVDGAFPAFEEQNLLDYRDPDGQYPVREMIEGMKTASQGWHKFKALAPDSAQVETKLDFVRKVQLDGETLYVGSGLYLPKQE, encoded by the coding sequence ATGCGTCGCCAGATCTCGCTGGTCGTATTGTTCGCGCTCGCCGGGGCGCTGGGAACTTCGCTCACGCTCCAGGCGGCCGACCGGGCCGACTCGGCCGCGCCCCAGGGCGCGCTGATGGAAAGCCCGGCAGTGCGCGACGTGGTCGAGCTGGTGCGCAAGGCTGCCGAGCTGGTGCGTGCCGAAGGTGAAGATGCCTTTGGTCAATTCCAGGTGCAGGGTGGCCCCTGGTACCACGGCACCACCTACATCTTCGTGAACGACCTGGAGGGGGACGTCCTGGTCGACCCGAACCGACCGGAACTGCAAGGCACGAACCAGATCGGCCTCGAAGACCAGGAGGGCCGCCCCATCGTGCAGATGATGCTCGAAGAGGTCGCCGGCCCCGAGAAGGAAGGCTGGGTCCATTACCTCTGGCCCAAGTTCGCTCTCAGCGAGCCCTACTGGAAGAGCAGCTTCGTGATCGGCGTGACCGCTCCCTCGGGCAAGCAGTACGTGGTCGGCAGCGGCCTTTACGACGCAGGTCCGCAAGGCGTCTTCGTGATCGATACGGTCAACGAGGCCGTGACGCTGCTCGAGAAGGAAGGCCGCGCAGCGTTCAACACGTTCCGCGAACCGAACGGTCCCTTCCGCTACTACAACACGTTCGTCTATGTCTTCGACGACAAGGGAGTGGAGCTGGTCGACGGCGCCTTTCCCGCCTTTGAAGAACAGAACCTGCTCGACTATCGCGATCCGGATGGGCAGTATCCCGTGCGCGAGATGATCGAAGGAATGAAAACCGCCAGCCAGGGTTGGCACAAATTCAAGGCGCTGGCTCCCGATTCGGCCCAGGTGGAAACGAAGCTCGACTTCGTGCGCAAGGTGCAACTCGACGGCGAGACCCTCTATGTCGGGTCGGGGCTGTATCTGCCCAAGCAAGAGTAA